AGATTATCCGCCCTATTTCACGATACAGGCAAACTTTACACAAGAACCATAGGCGAAAACGGTATTGCACATTTTTACGGTCATAACAAAATAAGCAAAGAAATAGCCGTAAAATATCTTAAAAAGCTTAGATATCCTAACAATATAATAAATATAGTATCTCTTCTTGTTGAAAAACATATGATAGCACCTGATACTATAACCCCAAAAGGCATAAGACGACTTATTTCATATATAGGCAAAGAAAACATAAACTACCTTGTAGAGCTACAAAAAGCGGATTCAATGTCTACAACAATAGGCGACAATGACATATTTGAGAAAAAAGTGAAACAAGTATTAGATGAAGAAAATATATTCACAAAAAAAGACCTTGCTTTAAATGGACATGATATAAAAAAATTAGGGTATACAGGTAAGGAAATAGGCGAAATACTAAATTATTTAATGGAAATCGTCCTTGACGAACCTAAACTCAACACAAAAGAAATATTGCTACAAAAAATAAAAGATATGCAATAATTTTTATAAGCTTGGGTAAATATAATTTTACAATAAGATTTTAATGCTATCTGATTAAACAGTGATATAATAAAAATGATAAACAATTATAAATATATTATCTTAAAAACAGTTTAAAGGATTTTGTTATGATAAAATTAGTTGCACTTGATTTAGACGGTACACTGCTTGGCTCTGATAAACAAATATCACCCCAAAATGTAGAAATAATAAAAAAACATCACGAAAAAGGTATAAACTTTGCAATATGTACAGGAAGAACTCTATCAGAAGTATATCATATAGACAGTATAAAAAATTTACTTCCATATACAGATTATACCATACTTACAAATGGTTCCGCCTGTATAGATAAAACCGGCAACACAATATTTGATATTCGTATAAAATCTGAAGATGTAAAAAATATACATTCAAAGCTTGATCATATGAACATGATGTTTGAATTATACTCAAACGGAAAAGTTATCTGTAGTGAAGAATCACTCGAAAAATACAAAGACTATATAAACCCTGAATTTTATAAATTAGTCGAAGACACAAGAATGAGTGTACCTGATATACTCAAATTTTCAGAAGATGAACAAGGCGGAATCAATATGATTTTAGCATCCTTTTTAAGTAATTCAGATATGAAAAAAGCTTATGAAACAGTAAGTGCTATGGATTATTATATAACACAAGTCGGTGAAAAATCTATCGAGATACATCATAGTAGTGTTGATAAAGGTAACGGTATATCTAATTTAGCTGAGAAACTCGGTATAAATAAAGAAAACATACTGTCAATCGGCGACAGTCACAACGATTTGACTATGAGAAAAGCTGTCGGAACACTTGTTTCTATGGGCAACGCTATAGATGAATTAAAAGATATATCAGATTTTATAACATCCACCAATGATGACTTCGGAGTATATCACGCACTGAATAAACTCTTATAAATAAAACAGGTTGTTACAAAATGATAAAAAATCATAGTAACAACCTTTTTATTACTCCTTGAATATTCCTTGCATCTTCCAAATATATTCAAATTGTTCAAATTTATTTTTCACTTCTTCTTTTTTCTTTGAACCCACTGCTACAATTATAGCATTTATTACGCTAAGAGGTGCAACCAAAGAGTCTACTATAGAGGTCATATTATTTACCGCTATTATTGTATTGTTCGAAAGTTCTCCTATAGGAGAATGTTTGGAATCTGTTATTGCTATTATATTGGCATCCTTATCTTTTGCATATTTTAATATATCGTAAGTTCTTGATGTATATCTTGGGAAACTTATGCCTATTACCAAATCTTCTTTTTTTACATCTACTATCTGCTCAAACACATCTGTATATGTATACTTTATAAGCTTTATATTATCCATCATAAGCTCTAAATAATATGCCAAATATTCGCTTAAAGATGTTGATGTTCTAAGACCCACAATATAAATTTTCCCCTTGCAATTCACTATATCATTTATTATTTTTCTAAAAGTATCAGATTCTATCCTTGCCAAAGTTTGTTTAATATTATGTGTATCATTTTTTAGCACACTTTCAAATATTTTATACTCATCTATATTGTCAAAACTCATTTTAGCTCTTTGTATTATAGTAAGCTGATTTTTTATAACTTCCTGTAAATTTTTTTGTAGCTGAGGATAACCGTCATATCCAAGTGTATAAGCAAATCTTACAACTGTAGATTCACTTACATCAGCCTCTTCTCCCATTTTAGACGCTGTCATAAAAGCACATTTGTCATAGTTTTTTATTATAAAATCCGCTATTTTCTTATGACCTTTGCTGAAATCATCATATCCGTCTCTTATGAGTGTAAAAACATCTTCCATCTTGTTCATAGTTTCTCCCATTTCATTTTATTGATAGCATACTTCCTTCAAAAAAAGACCTTGTGGCTTTGCTGTTGCTCCTGCATACAATCTGTCTTTTTTTTCTATTATCTGCTTTATATCCCTCTCATTTTTATGAAGTCCTATATCTATAAGTGTCCCTACTATTATTCTGACCATATTGTATAAAAATCCGTTACCCTCTATCTCGAATGTAATCATATCATTGTTTTTTGATATATCGGCACTGTATATGGTTCTTACAGGATTTTTAGGATTGTTTGTTTCATATGTGTAAAATGATGTCCAATCATACGTTCCAATGAGCATATTCACATTTTTTGACATCAAATCCATATCCAATTTTTTGGCAACTTGCATAGAATATTTATAATAAAACGGACTTGAAATTTCACTGTTATATATCCTATACATATATGTTTTCTTTTTTGCTGTAAACCTTGCATTAAATGCAAAATCCACTTCTTTTGTTTCAACAACTCTTATATCTTTTGGAAGTTTGGAATTTATTGCATATGCAAATTTTTGAGATGGAATATTTGAACTTGTCTTAAAATTACATACCTGTCCTAAAGCATGTACACCTGAGTCGGTTCTACCTGATGCAATTAATTCTGTATCTTCTCTTGTTATGTTTGATATGGCTTTCTCCAGTGTTTGTTGTATGCTTACAGCATTATTTTGTTTTTGCCAGCCACAGTAGTTTGTGCCATCATAACTTACTTTTAAAAATATATTCTTCATAGTTTTTCAATTCATTAAACATTTTAATACTGTCATAATTTCAAAAATAAACACTCATCACAATATCTTATAATTTCTAATCAATATACTGATAATCAAATAAAAAAATAATATCGCAAGTGCAATGTAATCTCTTTGCACATACTTAATCTGTTTTAATCTTGTTCTTCCTTCACCACCATGATAACATCTTGATTCCATAGCCATAGCGAGCTCATCTGCTCTTCTGAACGCACTTATAAATAATGGTACTAACAGAGGTATCATACTCTTAGCCCTGTTTATTACATTTTTGCTCTCAAAGTCAGCACCTCTTGCCATTTGAGCTTTCATAATCTTGTCTGTTTCATCTAATAATGTAGGTATAAATCTGAGTGCTATAGTCATCATCATCGCCAATTCGTGTGAAGGTAAACCCATTTTCTTAAATGGTGAAAGCATATTTTCAAGTGCATCTGTAAGTTGTATAGGTGTTGTTACAAGCGTAAGCATTGACGCCCCTACTATAAGCAATAGCAATCTTATCAGCATAAAAAAGCCTAAGTTCAATCCATCTTGTGTTATCTTGATTATTCCGTATTCAAAATATATCTTGCCTCCATTTGTAAACAAAACGTTTAGAACAAAAGTAAAAAGCAAGAGATATATTATTGCTTTAACACCTCTTAATATATATGAAAATGGTACTTTTGACAAAACAATAACCGCTGCAAGCATACCAAATACGAATATATATGCTGAAAATGTATTTACAATAAACAATGATACCATAAAAACAAAGGTAAATATTATCTTAACTCTCGGATCCAGCTTGTGAATTATG
This window of the Peptoanaerobacter stomatis genome carries:
- the truA gene encoding tRNA pseudouridine(38-40) synthase TruA is translated as MKNIFLKVSYDGTNYCGWQKQNNAVSIQQTLEKAISNITREDTELIASGRTDSGVHALGQVCNFKTSSNIPSQKFAYAINSKLPKDIRVVETKEVDFAFNARFTAKKKTYMYRIYNSEISSPFYYKYSMQVAKKLDMDLMSKNVNMLIGTYDWTSFYTYETNNPKNPVRTIYSADISKNNDMITFEIEGNGFLYNMVRIIVGTLIDIGLHKNERDIKQIIEKKDRLYAGATAKPQGLFLKEVCYQ
- a CDS encoding MurR/RpiR family transcriptional regulator, translated to MNKMEDVFTLIRDGYDDFSKGHKKIADFIIKNYDKCAFMTASKMGEEADVSESTVVRFAYTLGYDGYPQLQKNLQEVIKNQLTIIQRAKMSFDNIDEYKIFESVLKNDTHNIKQTLARIESDTFRKIINDIVNCKGKIYIVGLRTSTSLSEYLAYYLELMMDNIKLIKYTYTDVFEQIVDVKKEDLVIGISFPRYTSRTYDILKYAKDKDANIIAITDSKHSPIGELSNNTIIAVNNMTSIVDSLVAPLSVINAIIVAVGSKKKEEVKNKFEQFEYIWKMQGIFKE
- a CDS encoding Cof-type HAD-IIB family hydrolase; the encoded protein is MIKLVALDLDGTLLGSDKQISPQNVEIIKKHHEKGINFAICTGRTLSEVYHIDSIKNLLPYTDYTILTNGSACIDKTGNTIFDIRIKSEDVKNIHSKLDHMNMMFELYSNGKVICSEESLEKYKDYINPEFYKLVEDTRMSVPDILKFSEDEQGGINMILASFLSNSDMKKAYETVSAMDYYITQVGEKSIEIHHSSVDKGNGISNLAEKLGINKENILSIGDSHNDLTMRKAVGTLVSMGNAIDELKDISDFITSTNDDFGVYHALNKLL
- a CDS encoding energy-coupling factor transporter transmembrane component T family protein, yielding MLKDITIGQYYPTNSIIHKLDPRVKIIFTFVFMVSLFIVNTFSAYIFVFGMLAAVIVLSKVPFSYILRGVKAIIYLLLFTFVLNVLFTNGGKIYFEYGIIKITQDGLNLGFFMLIRLLLLIVGASMLTLVTTPIQLTDALENMLSPFKKMGLPSHELAMMMTIALRFIPTLLDETDKIMKAQMARGADFESKNVINRAKSMIPLLVPLFISAFRRADELAMAMESRCYHGGEGRTRLKQIKYVQRDYIALAILFFYLIISILIRNYKIL